AGGAGGGTCCGGAGGGCCAGAAGAAGCTTCAGCAGTATATGCGTTACGGCACGGTCATCCTCGGCCTGATCCAGGCCTACGGGCAGACCTACGGCCTCCGTACCGCCCTGATTTACCCGAACTTCTGGTCGATCACCCTGATCGCCTTCACCCTCACCGCCGGCACTGCTTTCCTGATGTGGCTCGGTGAGATGATCACCGAGAACGGCATCGGCAACGGGATCTCGCTGATCATCTTCGCCGGCATCGTCTCCCGTCTGCCGGTCGGCGTGGGCAACATGATCAAGTACCTGGGCGCCGCCCGGATCAACATCCTTAACGTCATCATCCTGGCCGTCGTCGGCCTGGCGGTCATCGCCTTCGTCGTCTGGATCACCGAGGGTCAGCGGCGGATCCCCGTGCAGTATGCCAAGCGGGTGGTCGGCCGGAAGATGTACGGTGGTCAGACGACCCACATCCCGATGCGGGTCAACCAGGCCGGCGTCATCCCGATCATCTTCGCCATCTCGATCCTGATGACCCCGGCGACCATCGCCCA
This is a stretch of genomic DNA from Bacillota bacterium. It encodes these proteins:
- the secY gene encoding preprotein translocase subunit SecY, with product EGPEGQKKLQQYMRYGTVILGLIQAYGQTYGLRTALIYPNFWSITLIAFTLTAGTAFLMWLGEMITENGIGNGISLIIFAGIVSRLPVGVGNMIKYLGAARINILNVIILAVVGLAVIAFVVWITEGQRRIPVQYAKRVVGRKMYGGQTTHIPMRVNQAGVIPIIFAISILMTPATIAQFINTPFMQRVSSALSGGKSLTYWFIYGILIVFFTYFYTAVTFNPIEVANNMKKYGGFIPGLRPGRPTADYLARVLTRITLVGSLFLALIAVVIPFGVQLATNIPNIWLGGTSLLIVVSVALETMKQLEAHLLMRHYHGFLK